GCCACCATCCACGCTCTCCTCGCCGCCGGGCACAGCAAGCGATCCGTCGCCCGGCAACTCGGCATGACCCTCAACACCATCCTGCGCTTCTCCCGCGCCACCACCCCGGAGGAGATGTTCACCGGCCAGTGGCAAAGCCGTGCGACCAGGCTCGACGACTACAAGCCCTACCTCGATCAGCGCTGGCAGGAAGGCTGCACCAACGCCTGGAAACTGTGGGAGGAGATCAAGGAACAGGGCTATCCACGCGGATACGCCAGCGTCCGCGACTACGTCAGCAGGACTCTTCGAGGCAAGCCCCAACCGGTCGGCCCCCGACCGCCATCAGCCCGCGCCGTCACGCGCTGGATCCTCACGCACCCCGACGCCCTGCCCGAAGGCGACCGGCTCCACCTCAAAGCCGCCTTGGCCAACTGCCCCGAACTGACAGCACTCGCCGAGCACGTGCGCTCCTTCGCCCACATGGTCACTGACCTGCAAGGCGACCGACTCCCCGAATGGATCGAAGCAGCCAGCGCCACCGCCGAACTGCCCAGCCTCTGCCACTTCGCTCAGCACCTCCTGCGTGACCTCGACGCCGTCACCGCCGGCCTCACCCTCCCCTGGAACTCCGGTGTCGTGGAGGGCCATGTCAACAGGATCAAGATGCTCAAGCGCCAGATGTTCGGCCGCGCAGGATTCGAACTCCTACGCAAGCGGGTTCTATTGGCGTGACCGAGCGTCACCGAACCACACGAAGTGGACCAGAGCCCTCTCTCGGTCACAAGACCGCTGCCCGGCATACCCACCCCTCCGGCCCGAATAGGTACGCCGCCCAGCCCGCCATCACCCACCACCCTGCGCAGGAATAACCGACGAACTTCCACACCCATCCCTCTCCAGACCCCACCACTATCCGAAGTTAACCGTGAAAAGACTTCAGTTCCGCTGAACTCCGGGCCCTCACGGGACTGGGCACGTTCACGTGTACGCCGACACGAGCCGCAAGGAGTGCCGGGGACTTCCTGGCGACGTTCACTGACCCAGCGCTGAACAACACACCTGTGTCCACAAGGACTCGATCACGGGCAAGGGCCTCACCGGCGCCTTCCGGCAGGCGACGGTCCTGACGGACGGTGTCGCGGACGGTCTGCAGGACCGGCCCCGGCTGGACGCCGCGCGCCAATACGCCATCGACCGCGACGAGTTGGTCATGGACGGCTACCGGGACACCCTGGCGGTGGCCGGGCTCCGGCCGAATCGCCGTCTGACGCTGATGCGCGCCATCGCGGACGACCCGGTGATGATCGAACGCTCCTTCTCCACCGTCTCCGGGCGTGCCCGTCCAGTGAGCTGATCATGCCGGAGTGGCGAGAACGGGCGCGGGCCTGACCGCCTGCTTCGCCCCCGGACCTCCACCGGGCCGCGACAGCAGCCCGGTGGATCCGTGTCAGAGGCCGAACACGCCAGGGTCGGAGGCCACGGCGCGGAAGTACTCGCGCGGGTCGGCGACCAGCTTGCGTACCTTCAGGTCGAGCAGACCTCCGACGTTGAAGACCTCGGCCACGAGGGTGTTGTCGTCTGGACGATGGAAGGTCTGCTCCACCCGGAACGACTTGCCCTCCCCGAAGATGAAGGCACAGGTGATGTCGACGTCATCACCCACGACCACCTCGCGGTGGTACCGGATCGTGCTCTCCAGATTGACCGGGCCGACGCCCTTCGCCAGCAGCGCTTTCTGCTCGATCCCCGCTGCCCGCAGCAACTCCCAGCGCGCGTGCTCCGCATGCTGC
The Streptomyces lunaelactis genome window above contains:
- a CDS encoding acyl-CoA thioesterase; the protein is MADLFTVRVTVRGYETDAQGHLNGNVYLQHAEHARWELLRAAGIEQKALLAKGVGPVNLESTIRYHREVVVGDDVDITCAFIFGEGKSFRVEQTFHRPDDNTLVAEVFNVGGLLDLKVRKLVADPREYFRAVASDPGVFGL